A genome region from Paenibacillus pabuli includes the following:
- a CDS encoding cell division protein FtsQ, giving the protein MKKMTERYTLTSSQKMMVFVLSMSLYGLSNMFTELIPKLQLGPIELSVEYFAFIPLTLCILFHPMIAALGAALGEVIFGELMLGQFGGLGELEKFITFSFAMYVAGRMVRDPRNRRQVGIAAMTGVIIHQFLSSLVDIGKVWIGVEELEAVPGLAESVVLIEGVGFLNDVLFSGILFALLPTLYLVPLLYGKIEPLLGIKPRNPGMKYEGIGFFRPKLFLVGLLLLALAFGAESLSEMDINFAVWETDYADQYGSASIWISIGAAAFIAVVTIWIMRAKRSKSKVASGTENRPYA; this is encoded by the coding sequence ATGAAGAAGATGACTGAGCGTTATACGCTGACGTCTTCACAGAAAATGATGGTGTTTGTGCTTTCCATGTCACTGTACGGCTTGTCCAACATGTTTACAGAGCTCATCCCCAAGCTGCAGCTTGGACCCATTGAATTGTCCGTTGAATATTTTGCTTTTATTCCACTGACGCTCTGCATCCTGTTCCATCCCATGATTGCCGCTCTCGGTGCTGCTCTTGGTGAAGTCATCTTCGGTGAGCTGATGCTGGGGCAATTCGGCGGACTCGGCGAACTGGAGAAATTCATTACTTTTTCCTTCGCGATGTATGTCGCCGGCCGCATGGTCCGTGATCCCCGCAATCGCAGGCAAGTCGGCATCGCAGCCATGACCGGGGTCATCATTCATCAATTTCTCAGTTCATTGGTCGATATCGGCAAAGTATGGATTGGCGTGGAAGAACTCGAAGCCGTTCCCGGGCTTGCCGAGAGTGTTGTGCTGATTGAAGGCGTTGGGTTCCTGAATGACGTATTATTCTCGGGTATCCTGTTCGCTCTGCTGCCTACGCTTTACCTTGTTCCTCTTCTCTATGGCAAAATCGAGCCACTGCTCGGCATCAAACCACGTAATCCTGGCATGAAGTATGAAGGTATCGGTTTCTTCCGTCCGAAACTGTTCCTGGTCGGTCTGCTGCTGCTCGCACTGGCTTTTGGTGCAGAATCCTTGTCTGAGATGGACATCAACTTCGCCGTATGGGAAACGGACTATGCAGATCAATACGGTTCAGCCTCGATCTGGATTAGTATCGGCGCTGCCGCTTTCATCGCGGTCGTAACCATATGGATCATGCGAGCGAAACGGAGCAAAAGCAAAGTGGCTTCCGGTACGGAGAATCGTCCTTATGCCTAA
- a CDS encoding MurR/RpiR family transcriptional regulator produces MNLFAQKEQLSPGHLKIADFVERNPEEILFMTEQEIADRLGVSIATVSRFWRAVGYDNAKAFKIRLRTSEDTTPALKLNKTISRMDTSSLPVQLLEASVSHLQKTLSHMKQGDLEQAASILAEARRVYIYAPGPSAGLAELLSFRLSRFGLTVIHLAGSGHELLESLMHMQQEDMVLLMSFTRLLPEAEVILDYAKEVNSKAVLVTDREDLLYGLATELSFYVSRGELGEFHSMVTPLLLMEQLVLTVGLLQKELALSKLERLAELRSKYAGKLPRG; encoded by the coding sequence ATGAATTTATTTGCCCAAAAAGAACAGCTATCACCTGGTCATCTGAAAATTGCCGATTTTGTTGAACGTAACCCCGAAGAGATATTATTCATGACGGAGCAGGAAATCGCCGACAGGCTCGGAGTGAGTATAGCCACCGTTTCGCGCTTCTGGCGTGCTGTTGGATATGACAATGCCAAAGCGTTCAAAATCCGGCTGCGTACCTCCGAGGACACGACACCTGCTCTCAAATTAAATAAAACGATCTCCCGCATGGACACAAGCAGCCTGCCTGTGCAATTGCTGGAAGCCTCGGTGTCCCATCTGCAGAAGACGTTATCCCATATGAAGCAGGGAGATCTGGAGCAGGCCGCTTCCATCCTTGCTGAAGCAAGAAGAGTATATATCTATGCGCCGGGGCCCTCAGCGGGTTTGGCAGAGCTGCTATCATTCCGGTTATCGAGATTTGGTTTAACGGTCATCCATCTGGCCGGAAGCGGACATGAATTGCTGGAATCCCTGATGCACATGCAGCAGGAGGATATGGTCTTACTAATGAGTTTTACCCGTCTGCTGCCTGAAGCAGAAGTCATTCTGGATTATGCCAAGGAAGTAAACAGTAAGGCTGTACTCGTGACGGATCGGGAGGATCTGTTATACGGACTGGCAACGGAATTGTCTTTCTATGTGAGCCGCGGTGAGCTGGGGGAATTCCACTCTATGGTTACTCCGCTTCTGCTTATGGAACAGCTGGTGCTCACTGTGGGGTTGCTGCAGAAGGAGCTGGCGTTATCCAAGCTGGAGAGGCTCGCTGAACTGCGCAGCAAATATGCGGGTAAGCTGCCTCGCGGATAA
- a CDS encoding spore germination protein, protein MWSKILSFVPEWSIWMQAFLVVIIPFVILKVARWMSSSIRKGAFTNPNSQQKQSSCDSSSNGPDQAQGIETGAYANIKLTGHYTTDLISSKETFGQNADVHIREFFIYGTDTPAAVMYVDGLVDQELVDDHLITPLMLRGVPELKQDAFIHPENAHLLKGYLKNHLLPVSQVEETESLQELALGVLSGKNALIIDGMPGALLIGSAKGKTRSIEEPLSEALLRGPRIGFTESLSDNTGVLRRYGSNQSLFIQKYEVGTRIKKDLVIAYIQDIANPEIVAEVKKRIEKLDVDAMLESGYVEQLIEDDQLSPFQQVQNTERPDRVISALLEGRVAILLDGTPFALIVPTTFSMLLQSPEDYYERWIPGTFLRMLRFLAAMIALLAPALYISFISFHPGLIPTKLALTIIETRKGVPFPSIIEALIMETAIEILREAGIRLPKPIGPAMGIVGGLIIGDAAVQAGIVSPFLVIVVAVTAISSFSIPTYSAGITLRILRFIGMFSAAILGLYGVVLFILLLCSHLARLQSFGVPYVSPSVPYRLSDWKDFLIRAPMSMMKKRPYMMKPKDQDRKK, encoded by the coding sequence ATGTGGTCCAAAATATTATCATTTGTACCTGAATGGTCGATATGGATGCAGGCATTTTTGGTTGTGATTATTCCATTCGTCATATTAAAAGTAGCTCGATGGATGAGCTCTTCCATTAGAAAAGGTGCATTCACGAACCCCAATTCACAGCAGAAGCAAAGCTCCTGTGATTCCTCTTCAAATGGTCCTGACCAAGCGCAGGGAATCGAAACCGGGGCATATGCGAACATCAAGCTGACGGGGCACTATACCACAGATCTGATCAGTTCAAAAGAAACCTTTGGCCAGAATGCCGACGTACATATCCGGGAGTTTTTCATCTATGGTACGGATACGCCTGCGGCTGTCATGTATGTCGATGGTCTGGTAGATCAGGAGTTGGTCGATGACCATTTGATCACGCCTCTTATGTTAAGAGGGGTACCCGAACTGAAACAGGATGCCTTCATTCATCCGGAAAATGCTCATCTGCTTAAGGGATATCTGAAAAATCATTTGCTGCCGGTCAGTCAGGTAGAAGAAACGGAATCATTGCAGGAACTGGCCCTGGGTGTTCTGTCAGGTAAAAATGCTCTAATTATTGATGGCATGCCTGGTGCTCTTCTGATCGGATCAGCCAAAGGAAAAACGCGCAGTATTGAAGAGCCGTTGTCCGAAGCCCTGCTCCGAGGTCCGCGAATTGGTTTTACGGAAAGTCTGAGTGATAATACGGGGGTACTACGGCGATATGGCAGTAATCAGAGTCTGTTCATACAGAAATATGAAGTAGGCACACGGATCAAAAAGGATCTGGTTATTGCGTATATTCAGGATATAGCCAACCCCGAGATAGTAGCTGAAGTAAAAAAGCGAATTGAGAAGCTGGATGTGGACGCCATGTTGGAATCTGGGTATGTAGAGCAACTCATTGAGGATGATCAACTGAGTCCTTTTCAGCAGGTGCAAAATACCGAGAGACCGGACCGGGTTATCAGTGCTTTGCTTGAAGGGCGTGTTGCGATATTGCTGGATGGTACACCCTTCGCATTGATTGTGCCGACCACCTTCAGCATGCTGCTGCAATCACCGGAAGACTACTATGAACGATGGATTCCGGGGACCTTTCTCCGCATGCTTCGTTTTCTGGCAGCCATGATTGCACTTCTCGCACCTGCCTTGTATATCTCGTTTATTTCCTTTCATCCGGGTCTGATTCCGACCAAACTGGCATTGACCATTATTGAGACGCGAAAAGGAGTACCTTTTCCCTCCATTATTGAAGCACTCATTATGGAGACGGCCATTGAGATATTGCGCGAAGCTGGCATACGTCTGCCGAAACCGATTGGACCTGCGATGGGCATCGTCGGCGGTCTCATTATCGGGGATGCCGCCGTACAGGCGGGGATTGTCAGTCCGTTTCTCGTAATTGTCGTTGCCGTTACGGCAATTTCGTCATTCTCCATTCCCACATACAGCGCAGGGATAACGCTGCGGATTCTGCGTTTCATAGGCATGTTTAGTGCAGCTATTCTTGGCTTGTACGGGGTGGTTTTGTTTATCCTGTTGCTCTGCAGTCATCTTGCACGCTTACAGAGCTTCGGCGTTCCATATGTCAGCCCAAGTGTTCCTTATAGATTGTCGGACTGGAAGGACTTTCTGATCAGGGCGCCAATGAGCATGATGAAGAAACGCCCTTACATGATGAAACCCAAAGATCAGGATCGCAAGAAATGA
- a CDS encoding GerAB/ArcD/ProY family transporter has protein sequence MKPSYTPITTTQAAIMIINYMLGAGILTLPRTTVEAVNTPDVWMSIIISGLIILLIGFIMVKLCRRFPGKTVFQFVPEITGKWIAMLISMAIILYFVVISAFEVRVLAEVTNLYLLERTPTWGIVMGFMWIGIYLISGGLNAIVRLFEIILPITIVIFVIAILLSSKVFEINNLRPVLGEGFMPVIKGLKPSLLSYTGYEIMFVIMAYMKNPEKGNKAMIWGTAIPMLIYLVTVIMVVGSLSINGMKTRTWPTLDLMRSFEIQGLIFERFESLLLVIWIMQIFSTFTVTLYGASIGSAQLFKRKEILGAMFILVALIYFIAFLPNDVNQTFALGDFLGKVSVCLFAILPALLLLLSVVRKKGGQKK, from the coding sequence ATGAAGCCTTCCTATACTCCCATAACAACAACTCAGGCTGCGATCATGATCATCAACTACATGCTGGGAGCAGGCATCCTGACCTTGCCCCGGACAACCGTGGAAGCAGTGAATACGCCGGATGTCTGGATGTCCATTATCATTTCGGGTTTGATAATCCTGCTCATTGGTTTCATCATGGTTAAGCTGTGCCGAAGATTTCCAGGAAAGACCGTGTTCCAGTTTGTTCCGGAGATTACAGGCAAGTGGATTGCCATGTTAATCAGTATGGCGATTATCCTGTACTTCGTCGTAATATCTGCATTTGAAGTCAGGGTATTGGCGGAAGTGACTAATTTATATCTGCTTGAGCGTACGCCAACTTGGGGGATTGTCATGGGATTTATGTGGATTGGGATCTATCTGATATCCGGCGGCCTGAATGCGATCGTTAGGTTGTTCGAGATTATTTTGCCGATCACAATTGTTATCTTTGTCATAGCTATCCTGCTTAGCAGCAAAGTGTTTGAGATTAACAATCTGAGACCTGTGCTTGGTGAAGGATTTATGCCAGTCATTAAAGGGTTGAAGCCTTCACTTTTGTCATATACAGGCTATGAGATCATGTTTGTCATCATGGCTTATATGAAGAATCCTGAAAAAGGAAATAAGGCGATGATCTGGGGAACGGCTATCCCTATGTTAATCTATCTGGTAACGGTTATCATGGTGGTAGGTAGCCTGTCCATTAATGGCATGAAGACCAGAACCTGGCCTACACTTGATTTGATGAGAAGTTTTGAGATTCAGGGATTGATATTTGAACGATTTGAATCGTTGCTGCTGGTCATCTGGATAATGCAAATTTTTTCGACATTCACCGTCACGTTATACGGTGCTTCCATAGGAAGTGCGCAATTGTTCAAGCGGAAGGAAATACTGGGGGCTATGTTTATATTAGTTGCCCTTATCTATTTTATTGCCTTTCTTCCAAATGACGTCAACCAGACTTTTGCATTAGGTGACTTTTTGGGGAAAGTATCTGTGTGTTTGTTTGCTATCCTTCCTGCCCTTTTGTTGCTGTTAAGTGTTGTTCGTAAGAAAGGAGGCCAGAAGAAATGA
- a CDS encoding Ger(x)C family spore germination protein yields MNIPWKKLILFSVSLCMLFTQTGCWSSKEIEDLGVYVALGIDVAEQTEFEKDVNAHGGYYPKENNITATVQIVPKDSSKSNSQQGSPSAGKSYFNEQLTGDSLLEIFRQFALRRDRPLIGHHLKVIVVSQEISRKYSLEQLLDFVLRDNDIRPSCLVVVSNEKAIDALYSNDPSEIPAFYLTGLVDNSYLSNKIIPAVSLAKLDATMQSGRSFLLQNVISYKGEHKFSGAGIYHSKTKRLIGTLSQADLEGLSWIQERPKGGVLKTYEERTGSTVVYEIKHTKGKIIPTVKGDDISFHVKVESEGWFMEDWTVPEVEGDEEYIHKLEKEFKKIAEQQVKQALDKMQHKYKVDVGGFGEKLRIKYPKVWKKVKPDWDKTFSEIPITYDIKIKIKNQGSSTE; encoded by the coding sequence ATGAATATTCCTTGGAAGAAGCTAATCTTGTTTTCTGTATCGTTATGCATGTTATTCACGCAGACAGGATGCTGGAGCAGTAAAGAGATCGAGGACTTGGGCGTCTACGTGGCTCTGGGGATAGATGTCGCCGAGCAAACGGAATTTGAAAAGGATGTAAACGCTCATGGCGGTTATTATCCAAAAGAAAACAATATTACCGCCACAGTTCAGATTGTACCTAAGGATTCTTCGAAATCCAATAGCCAGCAAGGTTCTCCTTCAGCGGGTAAATCCTATTTTAACGAACAATTAACGGGGGATTCTCTATTAGAAATTTTCCGTCAGTTTGCACTCAGAAGAGACCGCCCCCTTATTGGGCATCACTTGAAAGTTATCGTCGTTTCTCAAGAAATCTCACGGAAATATAGCTTGGAACAATTACTCGATTTTGTATTGCGTGATAACGATATTCGGCCAAGCTGTCTGGTCGTGGTGAGTAATGAAAAAGCCATTGATGCCTTGTACTCCAATGATCCTAGTGAAATCCCGGCATTTTACCTGACAGGTCTTGTGGACAATTCATACTTGTCAAACAAAATCATACCCGCCGTGTCACTGGCTAAGTTGGACGCAACAATGCAGTCTGGCAGAAGCTTTCTCCTCCAAAATGTCATCTCATATAAAGGCGAACATAAATTTTCAGGCGCAGGGATATATCACTCGAAGACAAAACGCCTTATTGGAACGTTAAGCCAAGCAGATCTCGAAGGATTGTCGTGGATACAGGAAAGGCCTAAGGGAGGCGTATTAAAAACATATGAGGAACGAACTGGGAGTACGGTCGTATATGAAATTAAGCATACCAAAGGCAAAATTATCCCTACTGTCAAAGGGGATGATATATCGTTTCATGTTAAAGTGGAATCGGAAGGTTGGTTCATGGAAGATTGGACGGTTCCTGAAGTAGAAGGAGACGAAGAATACATTCACAAATTGGAGAAGGAGTTTAAAAAGATCGCTGAACAGCAGGTGAAACAGGCTCTGGATAAAATGCAGCACAAGTACAAGGTGGATGTTGGTGGGTTTGGCGAGAAACTACGCATTAAATATCCAAAGGTATGGAAAAAGGTTAAACCGGATTGGGATAAGACATTCAGTGAAATCCCGATTACTTACGACATTAAAATCAAAATCAAGAATCAGGGATCATCAACGGAGTGA
- a CDS encoding ABC transporter permease, producing the protein MAVMWKLSLSYLSRSKIQNSFIALLILLSTLLLSTAVMILANTGNQFREMHTRTHGSHQILTFEKGLNDPKAVHNWWASQEGVDVSDLLTYRTLSGISFHGTDIPNVYLYMINTPSTPGAVDKLIFSSGTSQTVPKQGSVWIPTSMANAYDISAGDAIGFKTGTTTIELNVSGIVVDVPYGAPFTNTARVWMNPSDYLDDVQSLAGNDNYMMGIHFDDYSAHSSYWEQYSLEAGGPFLETKMEFESISSFYLIINQMIGFIMVFLGVVMLAIALITIGFTISDAILANYKTIGILKSLGLTSAKTIGTYVIQYSLLSCIAILPGLGLSVWVSKFIINISVSSLRVANRNIPVEGVGSAMPVGVFLFAMILLFVVMYAKKARSIQPVQAIRYGMSEMDNTRMARRMNSPLTSLFGFARLPVAAVIGVRHVIKNIKSSVLMLLLTTIASSVLVLGFVLLTSITGIVQTAAKWGYDNANIAAVVVNKSTFPKEDFKQWLQEDARIKNAGWQGNITGVVSPDPSRDAKGQISSIALSVLDGSYQDLGFETLEGNNPQQKNEMAIGVGVAESLNKEPGDFLELYIEGEKRTFLITGIYQAIANMSISGRITMEAMNTIRPNYGDFDAIFINLNDPLEAEHVAKEMNNHFKKSASVVTQKTLLDSVYSEAADILIYPMSLLGLLFILVTFIIIFSTCRISIRKESRTYGIYKSLGLTSRRIRLSIAMGVSALSAMGALLGILIGVYVLPILLEMILADYGIVQLPLILNGGGIVIFACIGIIAAALGSWFSSRVIQETSPRMLVIE; encoded by the coding sequence ATGGCTGTCATGTGGAAACTTAGCCTCTCCTATCTGAGCAGAAGCAAAATACAAAACTCGTTTATCGCTCTGCTCATTCTTCTATCCACGCTGCTGTTGTCTACTGCAGTCATGATTCTGGCCAACACAGGTAATCAGTTTAGAGAAATGCATACCCGCACCCATGGATCACATCAGATTTTGACTTTTGAAAAAGGTCTGAATGATCCGAAAGCTGTTCACAACTGGTGGGCTTCCCAGGAAGGCGTTGATGTGTCTGACTTGCTTACGTATCGTACGCTATCGGGCATCTCGTTTCATGGCACGGATATCCCTAATGTCTACCTTTACATGATAAACACCCCTTCAACTCCGGGGGCTGTAGATAAACTGATTTTTTCAAGCGGAACATCACAAACGGTTCCCAAACAAGGTTCGGTCTGGATTCCCACTTCCATGGCGAATGCCTACGATATCTCGGCAGGAGATGCCATTGGCTTCAAAACCGGAACCACAACCATCGAATTGAACGTATCCGGCATTGTGGTCGATGTCCCCTATGGGGCACCATTCACCAATACAGCACGAGTCTGGATGAATCCTTCGGATTATTTGGATGATGTCCAATCCCTTGCGGGAAACGATAATTATATGATGGGTATCCATTTCGACGATTACAGTGCACATTCAAGTTATTGGGAACAGTACTCGCTTGAGGCAGGCGGTCCGTTTCTGGAAACCAAAATGGAGTTTGAGAGCATCTCCTCTTTCTACCTGATCATTAATCAAATGATCGGATTCATCATGGTTTTCCTAGGGGTTGTCATGCTTGCCATCGCTCTGATTACGATCGGATTTACAATTTCAGATGCCATCCTGGCCAACTACAAAACGATCGGCATCCTTAAATCACTGGGACTGACCTCGGCGAAAACGATCGGTACTTATGTCATCCAATATTCATTACTTTCCTGTATAGCCATCCTTCCAGGACTTGGGCTCAGTGTGTGGGTATCCAAATTCATTATCAATATTTCCGTGTCTTCTCTTCGTGTGGCAAATCGTAACATCCCGGTCGAAGGGGTAGGCTCAGCCATGCCGGTAGGCGTATTCTTGTTCGCCATGATCCTTTTGTTTGTTGTCATGTATGCCAAGAAAGCACGGAGTATTCAGCCGGTGCAGGCCATCCGTTATGGTATGTCGGAGATGGACAATACCCGGATGGCACGGAGAATGAACTCCCCGCTGACCAGTCTGTTCGGGTTCGCGCGCCTGCCAGTAGCTGCAGTGATCGGTGTCCGCCATGTCATCAAAAACATCAAAAGTTCTGTTCTAATGCTCCTGCTGACAACAATAGCCTCTTCCGTACTGGTTTTGGGGTTTGTTCTGTTAACCAGCATCACCGGAATTGTTCAGACAGCTGCCAAATGGGGTTATGACAATGCCAACATCGCTGCTGTAGTTGTGAATAAAAGCACCTTCCCTAAAGAGGATTTCAAACAATGGCTACAAGAAGATGCAAGAATCAAAAATGCCGGTTGGCAAGGAAACATTACTGGCGTAGTTAGCCCGGACCCTTCGAGAGATGCAAAGGGGCAAATCAGCAGTATAGCTCTGAGTGTACTGGATGGAAGTTATCAGGATCTTGGATTTGAAACATTAGAGGGAAATAATCCGCAGCAGAAGAATGAAATGGCCATCGGCGTGGGTGTAGCTGAGTCCTTAAACAAAGAACCGGGTGACTTTCTGGAACTTTATATTGAAGGGGAAAAGCGCACATTCCTCATCACAGGAATTTATCAAGCCATTGCCAATATGTCCATCTCCGGACGAATTACGATGGAGGCTATGAATACGATCCGTCCGAATTACGGTGATTTCGATGCCATATTCATTAATTTGAATGACCCGCTGGAAGCGGAACATGTTGCCAAGGAGATGAATAATCACTTTAAAAAATCCGCTTCCGTTGTAACGCAGAAGACACTCCTCGATTCGGTCTATTCCGAGGCGGCAGACATTCTAATTTACCCCATGAGCCTGCTCGGGCTGCTGTTTATCCTGGTTACTTTTATTATTATTTTCAGTACCTGCCGAATTAGTATTCGCAAAGAAAGCCGAACGTATGGCATCTACAAATCGCTAGGATTGACCTCTCGCCGCATTCGGCTGTCGATTGCCATGGGAGTATCGGCCCTATCCGCCATGGGCGCTCTGCTGGGAATCCTGATTGGCGTGTATGTGCTGCCTATTCTTCTTGAAATGATCCTTGCTGACTATGGTATAGTACAGCTTCCTCTTATTCTGAATGGAGGTGGAATTGTCATATTTGCTTGCATAGGCATTATTGCAGCAGCCCTCGGCTCCTGGTTCTCCTCCCGTGTCATTCAAGAAACTTCACCACGCATGCTGGTTATTGAATAA
- a CDS encoding ABC transporter ATP-binding protein encodes MSKTTIIRAHNLYKTYSTGPEQYHAIRNVDLDIYKGDFTVIMGNSGSGKSTLLYLLSGLDHVTAGKVYFQEQRIDAYSEREMSDFRTRRIGYIYQSINLVPDLSIRENIALPGYIAGTKKNDIQLRTAQLMKSLDIDGLSSRLPSQTSGGQQQRAAIARALINIPDVLFADEPTGSLNVEHGKAVLDILTDINRKGQSVVMVTHDIKAACRADRLILIRDGKVGGILEFEPYREHQVHDREDMIFAFVSGKE; translated from the coding sequence TTGAGCAAAACGACCATTATTCGGGCGCATAACCTATACAAAACATACAGCACAGGCCCGGAGCAATACCATGCCATACGTAATGTTGATCTGGATATATACAAAGGGGATTTCACGGTCATCATGGGTAACTCGGGTTCGGGCAAATCCACCCTGCTCTATCTGCTGAGTGGTCTGGACCATGTGACTGCTGGTAAAGTCTATTTTCAGGAGCAGCGCATTGATGCTTACAGCGAACGGGAAATGTCTGATTTTCGTACTCGCCGGATTGGTTATATCTATCAGAGTATTAATCTGGTGCCGGATCTCTCCATTCGAGAGAATATTGCACTGCCGGGTTACATCGCCGGGACCAAAAAGAATGATATTCAGCTGCGGACAGCCCAATTGATGAAATCCTTGGATATAGACGGTCTGAGCAGCCGTCTTCCCTCCCAGACCTCAGGAGGCCAGCAGCAGCGAGCCGCCATTGCACGTGCTCTGATCAATATACCGGACGTCCTCTTCGCCGATGAACCGACTGGAAGTCTGAATGTGGAGCACGGTAAGGCTGTTCTCGACATTCTGACAGACATTAATCGAAAAGGACAGTCCGTTGTCATGGTCACGCACGATATCAAGGCTGCCTGCCGTGCCGATCGTCTCATATTGATCCGGGATGGCAAGGTTGGCGGCATTCTCGAATTCGAACCATATCGTGAGCATCAGGTTCATGACCGTGAGGACATGATATTTGCCTTTGTATCGGGGAAGGAATAA
- a CDS encoding sensor histidine kinase yields MSLLNGSKRWLITVLILLILILGCSLTLAADRLGRHTEESNLSINQVRLSINPVMLALEQNHYQLDTPEVQETVRAIAKEQGIQLSYVGLDGTIMLSSDPSSEGERIHLASALHYDLNHSVYAKNGEDDVLDIAFPVLHAADGVQIGNAIFTIPEAMVTVQPSSALPHLVAGFSILIALILGILLVTMHRKIHKRLLSPVNMLQHHAESILKGQYDKPIHYKHADEVGELYAMFDLMRTEIKYLSEQRTKQEQAQKELITNISHDIKTPITTVKAYIEAITEGMCTDEETLMEYMRIMQTHTDRTAQLVEDLLIHALHELGQISVEPREVYSGPAFEAMLGSFGPAVRIKGLTYETPESVPNVLIRMDTTRIEQVLSNLISNALKHTRHGDIIRVHTELEADQFIVTIADSGQGIRAQDVPFVFERYFRGLGSLVSSHVQEGTGLGLSICKNIIEAHGGRISFSSKEGHGTSFRFSLPIC; encoded by the coding sequence ATGTCGTTACTCAATGGGTCCAAACGCTGGCTGATCACCGTACTTATTCTGCTGATTCTTATCCTTGGGTGCAGCCTGACACTTGCCGCGGATCGGTTAGGTCGTCATACAGAGGAGTCCAACTTGTCCATTAATCAGGTCCGGCTCAGCATCAACCCGGTAATGCTCGCTTTGGAGCAGAATCATTATCAACTCGACACCCCGGAGGTTCAGGAAACCGTTCGTGCCATCGCCAAAGAGCAAGGCATCCAGTTATCCTATGTCGGCCTGGACGGTACGATCATGCTCTCTTCAGACCCATCTTCTGAAGGAGAACGTATCCATCTGGCATCTGCCTTGCATTATGATCTGAACCATTCGGTGTATGCCAAAAATGGAGAGGATGATGTGCTGGACATTGCTTTTCCTGTCCTTCATGCTGCTGATGGAGTTCAGATCGGAAATGCCATCTTTACCATCCCTGAAGCCATGGTTACTGTCCAGCCTTCATCGGCCCTGCCCCATCTGGTTGCAGGCTTCTCGATCTTGATCGCGCTTATTCTGGGCATTCTCCTGGTAACCATGCATCGCAAAATACATAAACGATTACTGTCACCGGTCAATATGCTTCAGCATCATGCTGAATCTATTCTCAAGGGACAGTACGATAAGCCAATTCATTATAAACATGCAGACGAAGTCGGCGAATTATATGCCATGTTTGATCTGATGCGTACCGAAATCAAGTATTTGAGTGAACAACGCACGAAGCAGGAACAGGCGCAAAAGGAACTCATCACCAACATTTCGCATGATATCAAAACGCCCATTACAACAGTTAAGGCGTATATTGAAGCAATTACTGAGGGGATGTGCACAGATGAGGAAACCCTTATGGAATATATGCGAATCATGCAGACCCACACAGACAGAACAGCCCAACTGGTTGAAGATCTGCTAATTCATGCGCTGCACGAGCTGGGTCAGATTTCCGTTGAGCCGCGTGAAGTTTATAGTGGTCCCGCTTTCGAAGCCATGCTTGGATCATTCGGACCTGCTGTACGCATTAAAGGTCTAACGTATGAAACGCCTGAATCCGTTCCGAATGTGTTAATCCGCATGGACACCACAAGGATCGAACAAGTTCTGTCCAATCTCATATCCAATGCACTGAAACACACCCGCCATGGGGATATCATTCGTGTCCATACAGAGCTGGAAGCCGATCAGTTCATTGTGACGATTGCAGACTCTGGTCAGGGAATACGGGCTCAAGATGTGCCTTTTGTATTTGAACGTTATTTCCGGGGGCTAGGTTCACTTGTGTCCAGTCACGTGCAAGAGGGTACAGGCCTGGGCTTATCCATATGCAAAAATATTATTGAAGCTCACGGGGGACGTATATCCTTTTCAAGCAAAGAGGGGCATGGAACCAGCTTCCGATTCAGTCTGCCGATCTGCTGA